In a genomic window of Phragmites australis chromosome 14, lpPhrAust1.1, whole genome shotgun sequence:
- the LOC133891563 gene encoding glutaredoxin-C9-like, which yields MMRMEVAESGGGVEAASEAESATAMAVYERVARMASGNAVVVFSASGCCMCHVVKRLLLGLGVGPTVYELDQLGAAGAGGGREIQAALSQLLPPGQPAVPVVFVGGRLLGGVEKVMACHINGTLVPLLKQAGALWL from the coding sequence atgatgaggatggaGGTGGCGGAgtccggcggcggcgtggaggcggcgtcggaggcggagtcggcgacggcgatggcggTGTACGAGCGGGTGGCGCGCATGGCGAGCGGCAACGCGGTGGTGGTGTTCAGCGCCAGCGGCTGCTGCATGTGCCACGTCGTCAAGCGCCTCCTGCTGGGCCTGGGCGTCGGCCCCACGGTGTACGAGCTGGACCAGCTCGGCGCCGCCGGCGCGGGAGGCGGCCGCGAGATCCAGGCGGCGCTCTCGCAGCTGCTGCcccccggccagcccgccgtgCCCGTGGTGTTCGTCGGCGGGCGGCTCCTGGGCGGCGTGGAGAAGGTGATGGCCTGCCACATCAACGGCACCCTCGTCCCGCTCCTCAAGCAGGCCGGCGCGCTCTGGCTCTGA